Genomic DNA from Solanum pennellii chromosome 3, SPENNV200:
GATTAATCACATGAACATCTTGGTGTTTATGCTTTATCAATTTTGATGGACATTTCTGGTTATTTATGATGATTGATGAAGAGATAATTCATAAATTAGAAATTCGATTTGATTGTTCAGGGACTTTACAAACCATCTGAGATGTGGCCATTATTTGTTCTATTGAGCAAGTTTTTGGGAACAGAAGAAGATAACACCGAAGAATCAGAAAGGGATCATTTAAGTTTGGTCTTAAAACAATCATTGGGTCGAGATGGATTCCACGGCACAGTTTCCGGCTCATACTTTGTTGATGTGAGTCGATGTTCCTTTTTTCCTATGCtgatatgaaaatttgaatctcAGTACTAATGGGTGTTTTGTGTAAAACCTAACCTAGTGAGTCTTCTTAATATATCCTGTGTTTTAGTTTGTTAAAAATACGATTTGTTTGTTACTCTAGGTTCCTCATATAAACCAATTACATTCGTGGGACTGCGGTCTTGCTTGTGTTCTGATGGTTTTGAGGTTTCTTGGAATCAAGGATGGAAACATGCAAGAGCTAGAAGAGTTCTGCTGCACTACCAGGTACTAATTCAAAGTGCTATGAGTATTTGATGATATTCCTTTATCTAATGCCCCTACCTTTTTGCTCTGTTGTCATGTGATATATAGCCTTTAGTATCTATTTTCATTCCATCTCTTTGTTTATCTGTTTTTacttttatcctttttttgTTCGCTTGAGAAGTAAGAAGCTGATCCTTGTGTCATTTATTGCTTTGAGAGTTCCCACCTTTTCAATAACTGTTGATCAAAGTTGAAgtattcaattataatattctTAGGATGTCTGTTATAGCTCCTGTATAAAAAACGAGAAAAGGATGTTCCCAATAggaatttgttttattttcaatgttttgtaTAAATGGATGCTGTATTCTTCTATGCAACATTTTTCTTGGATGTTCCTCTGAAAGTTTTGGATCTCCGCATTATTAAATACTCGTGTAGTCAGCCAATACTTTCGCACTTCTGTTTAGGTGCCAACATGAGAGAGTGATGATAAATTAGAAATAAGTGAACTAGATGTATGCAGAATTTCATTGCTGATATTTCTATTAAATGAACATAGTACGTTTTATTGTATTTTCTGAGGCAAAAAAACATGATTTACCATGTACCTACGAATTTAGAATTAAAGCGTCGGCCTGTTTAATCATATCATCCAGGGAAAGAAATTCTTCTAATCCCTGTATATTGTGTCATGTTATCTCCAATATTTACTTGTCATACATGATTTTCGAGGATCTTTTGGAAACAActctctacctccacgaggtagTGGTAAGGTATGTGTACTTCTACCTTCCCTAGACCTCACTCATGGGATTTCACTGGgcatgttgttattgttgttgttccaTGATTTGCCTGAAGCATGTACATCTGCCATGTTGCACCAAAAGCTAAGCAAACAAATGTATTTGTTTATTGACATTAATGATTGTACTCTTTCCATCTTCAATAACATGCGTTTCTTTCTGTCGAGACACACCACCAAATTGCAGCAGGTGAACTTTTCTTTCTAGAGATTGAACTGACTGATAATTTTTAGTTAAATATCCCTTATGTTTCTTAAATAAGAACTACTTCGTGGTATTTATTCATTCAAGTGTATTAATATAATATCGTAGCCTCAAAATTTTCTGGTCACTTGTTTCCTTGCTGCAAATTTTGCTATGTCCAAGTATTATTAGTTGACTAAGAAATTTATTGGAAATCAAGGTTCTGGTATAATTCTTCTATTCTCTGATTATTCACTACCTCTATTATTTTGTCATTGGTACATCACAGTTTTCACTTGAATTCCCGGCTGGTTTGAATGGGATCAAAGGAAACTATCATCTACCTCTTATATGGCCAAGAtgagatgattttcaaatatgatAACTGTTGCTTTCATTTTTTGCAGTATTTGGACAGTTGATCTGGCGTATTTATTGAAGAAATTTTCTGTCAGTTTTTCCTACTTCACAGTAACATTAGGTGCAAATCCAAGTTTTTCTGTGGAGACATTTTACAAGGTATTGTCCTTTCTCATAAAAGATTTGTGGATAAGAGATTTCACACTGTAAATTGCTCATTCTCCCATTGACATTCAGTTTGAAATGATGCCAGTGACCTAGCAAAATGCGAATTAGGTTGATCCACTCCAGACATGTCAGCAACTTAACACCATATTGtttttggcataatacataaacaaacaCTCAAACTTGGCGTAGAAAACCAACGCTGAATAAATTTGAGTGtctgtttatgtattatgccgattgttttttttttttcaattaacatCCAGATATTTTCCTATATCCTCTAGATTGTCAGTTCTCTGTATGGCAAAAATGTCAAATTGCATGTTATGTGCTTCTAACGTCCTCGATTGCTTACACTCATATAAAATATCAATGTGTGGAATAACGTAAGTTATAGACgatatgttgatgtttactCTCTGACGAGTGTAGAATTAAGATCCATGTAATGAAAGAACTATCATAACCTGATAGAGATGGCTCTTTCCATgatttcatttattaattttcgAAGTTTGTGTCATAAAGTTGCACTTCAATCTCATCCCACTCTAACTTCTCTATTGTATATCAAGTAAATCAGGTCGTCCATGTCACATTTACTATGTAAAACAATGTTCTATTTTggcttctctttttcttttcgcTCTTTGCATATGTATGTTTTAAATTGTGTTGATTTGGTACAAAAGCAGGAGTTTTAGTAACTAAAAGCATGATATATATGAAGCTATTGAGGCTGATTTCGGGAAAGATATGAAGCCTGCTTGTGGTGGTGGCTTCCTCTGTGAAATTCGGTTTTCTTTTTTTCTGCCTCTGTAAAGCTCACAACGTTGAATATTTGCAGGAGCAACTGCCCAATGATCTTGTCCGAGTGGATATGCTATTTCAAAAAGCACGTGATGCTGGTATAAGTATAGAGGTAGCAATTTATTTCCAGTCAATAGTCGATATTTTGCAGGGTTGCTAAGATAAAACCAATTTCATCTCAATTAGTTTTGGATTTACTACAAGTGTTAAGAATCAAGAGTTTGAGCTTCCTGTTTGTAATACGTAAAGAACTAGTTCATAATGGTGGAAATCAATGATATTACTCTTTGCTAATAAAAGAATACTTACAAGACTAGTTGGCATTTAACAATGTTGGCTTGCAAAGTTAATACTAAGTTGAGATGAGAGGAAAatgtaattatcttttttttaaaccaTTTGTTGTTATAAACCAAAGATGAACATTACTAGACGTAAAGTGCTACATGATTTGCTCTTTATTGGTAAACATGAATTGTGGCCTTAAGAAAGTATAATTTTTCCTGATGGGATAGCTAGTGTCATTTTCTAGTCTTAGAGACTTAGAAACTAGCCCTGTCATAACAGATACCGggatttgattttttgaaaGCATAATTACATGAGTGAATAAATGTGTTCACTTTGTGGTTTTGGTCTCGCTTATTATTGTATTAGATGAAGCGTGTCTTTTGTTTCAAATGAAAGctacaaatattaatttgagAGCTTGAATGCTAACTTATCAGCTTACTCTCTCTAGCCCCACTATCATGATATTTCCCTCTATCCTAATTTATGGGACACACTTTTCTCTTTAGTCGGTCCCAAAAAGAATGACACATTtcattatttgacaaatatttaatgacaCTATCAACGGTTTACTCATTTTTGGTCCCACTTATTTGGTTGGAAGTCCAAAAGgtgtacttttttttaatgtagaaatttatttattttaagaatagTTTTGAATCATTGCAAAGTCATCCCATATTTCTTAAAAACTGTGTCCAGTTGAAACTACATCACATAATTTGGGACGGAGGGGAGTACTTACATAATTTGTGTccagttttgatttttttttaagtacGTCGCtctcttcttcatattgaaGAACAATGAAGAACAAAGCGAGGGACtgctttgattttctttttttttatattttaaaaaatgcataaaaGCGACGGACATAAGGATCCTGTCCATCGCTTTTCTGCAACATTTTTGACATCAGAAACTAACATCTTTTGCTGTCCACCTTctaataaaattcaattaagCCCATTCATAATATATCAAACGATAAACATTATACACAAAATATATAGTAACAAACTTAATTAAGTATTCATAAAcactaaaatcatattttaaagacttataaattttttcaaaattagtacaaaattctaaaatgtTTACTAATTAAAGGGATGCTAGCGAAGGGGTGGATTCTATGTATTCATCTTCATCATTGTCGTCGGTGTAATCCGTAGGAGAGGAACCTCTAGAAGTACAAGACGCAATAGGCAGACGAGCAAGGTTGAGTGCTTGTTCTTTGATTTGCTCAATGGTTTGGTTCATGCTTTTTTGTTCAACAACTCTTTTTGCCTTAAACGCTGCCAATGCATGTGTAAATTCTACCATTTGCTCCGACATAACAACTATTTGAACACTGTCAAGTGCCTTGGCTTGTTGATTCAATACCTTCTAAACTTGATTGGAGTCATCGTACATCATTCCGAGAGCCCATCCCAtagattattttcttttgtgtcCCACCTAACACTTTTTTATTCCAAATTTAAGAGGTCTCTTCAGGCGTGAGCTGGACTGAATTGCCTATGTCTAGCACGTGCCGCTCATACTCTATCTgcatattaaaaaacaaaagtttacatcaatatatatatatatatatatatatatatatataNNNNNNNNNNNNNNNNNNNNNNNNNNNNNNNNNNNNNNNNNNNNNNNNNNNNNNNNNNNNNNNNNNNNNNNNNNNNNNNNNNNNNNNNNNNNNNNNNNNNNNNNNNNNNNNNNNNNNNNNNNNNNNNNNNNNNNNNNNNNNNNNNNNNNNNNNNNNNNNNNNNNNNNNNNNNNNNNNNNNNNNNNNNNNNNNNNNNNNNNNNNNNNNNNNNNNNNNNNNNNNNNNNNNNNNNNNNNNNNNNNNNNNNNNNNNNNNNNNNNNNNNNNNNNNNNNNNNNNNNNNNNNNNNNNNNNNNNNNNNNNNNNNNNNNNNNNNNNNNNNNNNNNNNNNNNNNNNNNNNNNNNNNNNNNNNNNNNNNNNNNNNNNNNNNNNNNNNNNNNNNNNNNNNNNNNNNNNNNNNNNNNNNNNNNNNNNNNNNNNNNNNNNNNNNNNNNNNNNNNNNNNNNNNNNNNNNNNNNNNNNNNNNNNNNNNNNNNNNNNNNNNNNNNNNNNNNNNNNNNNNNNNNNNNNNNNNNNNNNNNNNNNNNNNNNNNNNNNNNNNNNNNNNNNNNNNNNNNNNNNNNNNNNNNNNNNNNNNNNNNNNNNNNNNNNNNNNNNNNNNNNNNNNNNNNatatatatatatgcactcTTTATCTTAaagttataaattaaataacttacaTAAGTTTGTTCGGTCCTTTCTTCCACCAACTCTTATCCGGGCTCAATTCATTAAACTTCTTTTCACATGAGTACTCTTGAAAATGTCATTATGAAGGGGAGTGCAGTAGTCCACCCCACTTCTTTttcctataaattaaaatagaattttaGACAATATTAATCAAGTATTAATTAACCAACTAATTTATTTGAAAGTATGATTTCGAagttaaaatttagaaaacttGCCATCTCCCTCGTAATTATTCCAACATTCTTTACACCTTCGTTGTGCAACAAGTCATCCTTAAGATTGTTTCTAGCTTTTTTGGCTTGTCCCGACACAACCTTGAATTCATCCGTGTTCCAATACCGATGCAAATCCTCAAAAAAACATTTTGGAAGAGCCAAGGTTCAAGCATGTCATTATGCTTGATTTTCTTTAGCCAACTAGATAGTCTCGCGCTGACCTTCCTCTCAAAAATGATCGTAATGACTATATTGTACTTCAACTTCCAAGTGCACAAAGTCTAAAAAAAGagtaatattaaataatgaattgaGTAAAGTATACTAAAAATgtttaacttatataaaaaatatataacaatacatatatgtatacctTAAATTCATTAAGCATTGTCTGCGACATCCTGTTTGGAATCCTCAAGAGTGATTGACCTCTGTATAAAACCTCTTAACATTCTCCTATAGAGCCCTAACAACATCAAGACGCATAAGAAAGATAttagttcatgaatttattaatgtagtagaaataaataaataaaagaaattaatagaTAACAAAACAAACTTAGGATGATCAATCTGAGTCAATCATCACTTTTACCAAGTTGTCCCTTCGCCTAACTACTAGCTCAAATGTATCTGGTTCCTTATAGGGTGTAGCAGCATGTGGAGGTGAATGTGATACTCCAGGATGTACATAACGCTAAGTCAATGAAGGAGTAACATCTATAGCATCTGACACAATATTGAATCTCTAAGTCTCATGCAGATAGGTGAGGAGATGTAGTTGTGGAAGATGGAGTACCAGATGATATCCTATTCGTTAATAAGGGTTGTGCTCGACGTTAAACCTTTATAGGTAAGATAGTGTAGTGACGTGGTGGCAAGAACGGTGAAGAAGAAGCACCGTGTGGTTGACGGTATTGACTATGATACACTAAAGGATCCGCTACACCAAAtggattaatatatatatatgtatcagtATAAGCAACTCCGGTGCAGAAGAAAAAAGTCCTAGGATAACCTCAGGATCTCAACAGACCTTTTTGGGGATATCCTTGTACTTTTTTATTCTGCGTCAGAGACGCGTAATACTGatacacatatatatgttgTTCCATTTGGGATCGCGGATACCTTAGCATATCATTGTTAGAACTGTCAACCACGTGGCACTTATTATTCTTCGTCGTCTTTGCTTCCATGTTGCTACACTATCTTACCTACAGAGGTTTATCGCTAACCACAACCTTTATCGAGAAATAGGATATCATTTGGTACTCCATCTCCCACGGCTACATATCCCCATCTATCTGGCATGAGATTCGAGTACTCAGTCAGATGCGATGGATGCTACTCCTCCATTGACTCAGCGTTATGTAAATCCTGGAGTATCACGTTCACCTCCACTTGTTGCTACACCCGATGAGGAGTAGGATATGCTTGAGTTAGCAGAGGGACAAACTTGGTAGAGTGATGATTGAGCCGGATGGATCATCgtaagtttattttattatctattattttccttattttatttattgcttCTACATTAATATGTTATTCATAAGCTAACATGTTTATTATGTGTCTTACAGATGGACAATGTTGTTAGGGCCTCTATAGGAGAGTGTTAGAAGGCTTTATACAGAGGTGAGATTCCAAACAGGATAGACAtatgatttttaatgtatttaaggtatatatacatgtttaattatatattttttagttaagtttaatatactttattttattcattatctAACATTACTCTTTTCTTATACGATGTGTACTCGTAAGCCAAAGTATAATATAATCATTACGGCTACATTTGAGAGGAAGACAAGCGCAAGATATTCTAGCTGGCTAAAGAAGGCCTGAAAATGACGCACCTGGCTCTTGCCAAATGTATTTGAGGATTTACGCCAGTATTGAAATATAGATGAATTTGAGGTTGTGtctaaacaagcttgaaacAGTCTTTAGGATGACTTGTTGCACACCGGAGGTGCAAAGTAAGTTGAAACAATCACGAGACAGGTGACaagttttctaaattttaacttatacttcatacttttaaattaattatttgattaatatcgtctaaagttctatttttatttataggaaaaagaaTTGTGGCGCACTCCCCTTGGTAATGAGGTTTTCAAGAGGTCTCGTTTGAAGAAGAGGCTAAATGAGTTTGATCTGGATGAGTGGGTGGAAGAAAGTATCGAACAAATTTATCTAACTTATTTGATTTACAATTTCAACATAAAtagtgcatatatatatatgttgatgctaaattttatttttaatatgccGAGTATGAGCAGCACATGCTTGACATGGGCGATTCGGTCCAACTCACACCTGAAGAGTCCACTCAAAAAAATGATTGGGAAACACACAAGGGAATAATCTACAGCATGGTCTCTGAACGATGTACAAAGACTCCAATAAGGTATTGGATTGTCACGTTAAGCCGAGACACTTGACGGTGTTCAGATAGTTGCTATGTTGTAGCAAATTGCAGAACTTACACGTGCATTGGCAGCGTCTGAGGCCAAAAGAGTTGCTGAACCAAACCGTTGAGCAAATCAAAGAACAAGCCCTCAACCTCGCTCGTCGGCCTACTGCATCCCGTTCTTCTAAAGGGTCCTTTCCTACCGATGatagtgatgatgatgaatacatAGTTTCCACCTCTTAGCTAACATTCCGTTAATCAgtgaaaattttagaattttatacttattttgaaagactttataagtctttgaattatgattttggtgtttttgaatgtttgttattatatattttgtattatgtttCTTGTTTGATATGGGCTGAATTTTATTTGTAGGTGGGCAACAGAAATTGGTTACTGTCAAAAATGTTGCAGAAAAGCGACGGACATGATCCTTTTGTCCGTCGCTTTTATGCATTTTTTCTTCAGAAAAGCGACGCCAACACAGCCCGTCGTTTTGGAGTGACGTCTGTCACCTTTTGGAAAGTGAGAGAAGTGACTGCGCCGTTTTTTCGTGGATTGTGACCAAAAAAGAGACGCAGTCCTTCGCTTTTGACCGTTGATTTTCGGCAGTTTTTTAGTAGTGCTTGTGGGGTTCAGGCTTAATTGTTACAGTTACACTTACAATAGGTTCATTGTTTGACATCGTATAGCTTGGGATGATAACAAAGGATTCATAGAGCTGATACCAACTTGCTTTAAGCTTGAGGCATAGATTGATTGACTAATCGATCCTTACTTGTTGTGGGGCCAGTTTGGGGCCACAGGATGGTGTGGAGCATATCATCAGACTATTCTTCTGCCTTGTAGTGGCAAGTCATGGAAAGCCTTGGCCACAGGGTTTGACCTTATTCAGAACTAGTGTTAACGAATTATTTGATCTTGTGAACTAATGTTCATCACAGTTTGTGAACTCCCTATTACAATAGTACTTCTCTATGCTCTTGTTTGTAAGCATCTTGTGTAGTGTCAACTCTAACTTTGTTGAATTTTGCtgtgtttttattttctcaatCTACAGGTTCAGGAGCTAAATTTGCTCACTATAGCTCTATGTTTATCATCCTATGATATTATACATAAACATCCTCCTTTTCCAGTGCAGATCAATCAGCAGTGAAGAGATCTCTTTACTGATCTTGTCTGGAAATTTTCTTGCAATTACTTTAGTTGATCAGTACAAATTAAGGTATaatattcatcttttattaatttatcactATTTATTTTCCCTTATATCTTCCTTCGTG
This window encodes:
- the LOC107014811 gene encoding uncharacterized protein LOC107014811 isoform X2, producing MWPLFVLLSKFLGTEEDNTEESERDHLSLVLKQSLGRDGFHGTVSGSYFVDVPHINQLHSWDCGLACVLMVLRFLGIKDGNMQELEEFCCTTSIWTVDLAYLLKKFSVSFSYFTVTLGANPSFSVETFYKEQLPNDLVRVDMLFQKARDAGISIEEKELWRTPLGNEVFKRSRLKKRLNEFDLDEWVEESIEQIYLTYLIYNFNINSAYIYMLMLNFIFNMPSMSSTCLTWAIRSNSHLKSPLKKMIGKHTRE
- the LOC107014811 gene encoding protein GUCD1 isoform X1, whose translation is MWPLFVLLSKFLGTEEDNTEESERDHLSLVLKQSLGRDGFHGTVSGSYFVDVPHINQLHSWDCGLACVLMVLRFLGIKDGNMQELEEFCCTTSIWTVDLAYLLKKFSVSFSYFTVTLGANPSFSVETFYKEQLPNDLVRVDMLFQKARDAGISIECRSISSEEISLLILSGNFLAITLVDQYKLSHSWLDVCASDLCIDTPDYTGHYIVICGYDSDADEFEIRDPASSRKYGRVTSKCLEKARKSFGTDEDLLLIRVEREEAKSSHHDHCLTQLL